The sequence AAGCCACTTTTGTTGAAACTGGAGTTAGCTTACATGGACTTCTTTCCCAACTATTAACTGTTGAATTTCAGGAATACATGGATATGATAAAGTGGCTGAACGAGGACGCATGGAAGTATCTTGACAAGTGGCCAAGGGAGGCATGGACGAGGTCACAGTTCAGGCACAACCCGAAATTGGACTCAATTTGCAACAACACCTGTGAGGTTTTCAATTCAAAGATCAAAGAAGCAAGGGAAAAGCCTATACTTACTCTTCTAGAAGAGGTGAGAATGTTTGTCATGCGGACTATGGCTAAGAACAAGGTTAAGTTGGACAATCACCTGGGGCTGTTACCACCGTAATCAAAAGTAGGTTAGAAAAGGTGAGGAAAGAGTCCAGACATTGGCATGCTATATGGTCTGGAGATACTGGATATGAGAAGTTTGAGGTTCATGGGCGTCCAACAAACCATGTGGTAGACCTGGGGAAAAGATTATGTACCTGCCAGTTCTGGATGTTAACAGGTTATTCTCTCCCATCCACTTACCTTTGCTCATTTAATTTTACACTAGTGTTATAAATAATTTTTGATTTAACCTAAGCTGGAAGTAAATGGGACTTGTAGGGATTCCATGCGTTCATGCTTGTGCAGCACTGGCCAGAGTCAACAAACACCCAGAGGATTTCTGCCATAAGTTGATAACCATGGAGTCTTACAAGGAAACATACAAGTACCACATCAATCCTATACCTGGCCAAGCCTTCTGGGAACAAAGTCAGTTTAACAAGCCATTGGCACCACCAATCAAGAGGAAGCCAGGGAATCTTCAAACAAAGAGGAGGAAGGACTCAGATGAAGTCTCAAGTTCTAGCAAGAAATCTAAGCCAGTAACAGCCTTGAAAAGACAGCTTCGGCCTTTCACATGTAAGTACTGCTTGCAAAAGGGTCACACCAAGAGAGGATGTGAAAAGAAAAGAGCAGCTGATGCTGCTCAAGCTGCAGCTGATGCTGCGGCTGCTGCAAAGGCAGCAGAGGCTGCTAAAGACCCTAAAAATGCTAGTGCACAAGCAACTACAACTGCCCAGGCCACCACAACTGACACTGCATCTGCCTCTGCATCTGCCAGTGCCACTGCAACTGCTACTCCAAATGCAACTACTACTGCTACAGCTACGGCTAATGCTAATATTACCATCAATTCTGCTCCTATTGGTCAAGCATCAGAAATTGATCTGTCACAGCCAATTTGTTCTGAACCAGAAGACTCTCAAAAGGTACAATTTTAATTCTATAATAAGCCTTTGTAATTCATGGAGTAAAAACTCTGAAAAAGGTTTACTGAGTGGCAATGTTTGGTATTTATTTCTGGTTTGAAATTTGTGTAGTTCACTGAAGTAACCGGAGAACCAGCCACAAGACCTGCCAAATTGCCTACTAGAAGAAGGTCACCTCCAACAACCCCTTCTACAGCACTGGACCCAATGAAGGGTGCGAGTTCTGCCACTGCTTCACGATTCACAAATTTTCTGAAGTTTGTGCCGACTCCTGGATTTAAGCACCCCCAAAAGAAGTGAACTTTCATATTAGGACATTAGGACATTTTGCTTGTCAAGTGTTTGTTTTTTGTTAAAAGATACAGTGACTGCGCTCACTCTAAACAATGGTTCATTTTGTTGATTACTAATCAAGTATGTCATGCTACTTGTTCAATTACTTATGGTTGTAATGTGTTAAAACTATGAATGGTTTGCCATATTTTGGTATTGATCAATTAATACTGTCCATGGTTTGTATCAATCTTGCTGTTACTTATTTACAAGTTCTTTTACTTCATCCAACAGGATATTATATTATATCAAAGTAAGATGATTTACACAAACCTTGTTATGTTACCACATAACAGTTTCATTCATTAATTTGGGAACTGCATTACATTGACATGTTCTCAACCCTTTAATAGCACCAATCCTACAAAAACAACAATTACTAAGAACCCAAATCCAAGAACATGAGTTATGAATTTTAGATTCCTAATGTCTGCCTCCATCTTGCCCATCCGCCATGCAAAGTTCATCTTCCTGTCACCATCATCATCTCCTGCAACAGCTCCTTCAGACAACTCCTCTTGCACAGAATCAGCCCAGACGAATAACCCACACCATGTTTTTCAATCTGCTATAAATTATTAAACTTTACTCACATTATAGTTGGGGCAACCAAAGAAGGGCTTGTTAGGATGCGACTCCGTCCCAGACCACCTTAGCACCGGGCGACAACCACAGCCGCACCAGTCCGGAACCCGTCCATGCCTGCTTCACGTCGTGCTTCTTCTCCAGTTCTCCGTCGACGATGACCGGTTGGAACTTCCTGCAACATGGCTCCCACTTCCTCTCATGGGGGACAGCTATCGGTGTACAGAAGAGATGCAGAAGAAGACGTTGATGGAGAGAACCTCAATGGGAAGGCCAACGAAATTTTAGGGTTTAAAAATGAGGACAGGGACTACATTAGGAAATTTTATCACACATTCCACGTCATATGTACACTACGGCGTCTAACGTGGCAGTGGCTGTGCCACATAAGCAACGCCGTCGCTGAGTCACGCCGGAAAATCTTCGAAGGACCATTAAGGTGTTCGAATCGGAATCTGGGGGACATAAACAGTGCAATTGAAATCTCAGGGGCAAAATTAGTGCACGGGCTGAATCTGGGGGACCCTATGGGAATTTAGTCAACCAATGTTCTTAGAGTACTTTCCTGTTGAGAGGAGAAGAGTTCCCTATTGGAGAAGAAGTTACAAATCAATTCATATTTCTCTTTTCAGCAAGGGACCAAGTTTAAATGATTTTGGTTAACAATTGATGGACTATGTTCTTTTTTGTAAGTGTTTTGATGGACCATAAGAATGCAAAACGAAGGCCCCATGAAAATCAAGATTCTTGGAGCAGCCCATAAGCGCAAAGCTTGTAAGTTTGCACGTGCAACACCAACCTGCCACCGTTAAGTAGATGGAGAAAtcataaacaaaaacaaaaataaaggtAGGTAGAGAAATTCAGTAAGTTTAAGCGTTGAACACTAGCCAAAATTCCAAAAAGGACGAAGCTTCGGTTTAACAATCTTGTCCATTTAATAANNNNNNNNNNNNNNNNNNNNNNNNNNNNNNNNNNNNNNNNNNNNNNNNNNNNNNNNNNNNNNNNNNNNNNNNNNNNNNNNNNNNNNNNNNNNNNNNNNNNNNNNNNNNNNNNNNNNNNNNNNNNNNNNNNNNNNNNNNNNNNNNNNNNNNNNNNNNNNNNNNNNNNNNNNNNNNNNNNNNNNNNNNNNNNNNNNNNNNNNNNNNNNNNNNNNNNNNNNNNNNNNNNNNNNNNNNNNNNNNNNNNNNNNNNNNNNNNNNNNNNNNNNNNNNNTTATATAAGAATATaattagatgataatttaatatattaaaattgaatccatttatttatattttgttacaaaaacaaAATGATAATATATGTTGCATAACCAACCAACCTCCCGCTGTGTGATGCAATGGGCTGTTGGAAGTTGACTTCATTGAATGTGAAGTAGGTAGGTACCAAGTACCAACGTGCACACTTCTCAGTCCTTACAAATAGCATCTTGTGGTGGTGGTGAAAGTGAAATAGCCATGGAAGGAGAAAATGGAAAGAAGATGAAGATCCTGTGCCTCCATGGGTTCAGAACTAGTGGGAGTTTCTTGAAAAAACAAATAAGCAAATGGGACCCTTCtctattttcaaaatttgacATGGTAAATTGGTAAACATGCTTCTTTCATGCTGTTCAAGTAGCAAGAGATTAGGCTCTCATCAAAAGAGttttgtaatttaatttttttatataattctttaattaaaaaaatgatatgAAATAAAGCTGTTTATATATGCATTTTGTGACAGGATTTCCTAGATGGTAAATATCCTGCTGGAGGGAAGTCAGATATAGAAGGAATCTTCCCTCCACCCTACTTTGAATGGTTTCAATTCAACAAGGTAATGTAAGGATACTGTCTCTGTATCCTTTTAATTGTTTCATTTGAGATAATATGTAGCTGAAAAGAAAAATGATTATTATGCACAACACAATTCTTGTTCAGGAATTTACGGAGTATACTAATTTGGAAGAGTGTATATCATACTTATGTGAATACATCACAGCCAATGGCCCCTTTGATGGCTTCCTTGGCTTCTCACAGGTACAATTACATTCATATTCACAACTTGTGGACTCTATATATGATTAAATAATCTGAATGCATGCCAAAGAGGTGAATAAAGGACCTCAATAGGGATTAGGGAGGTTCTGAGTTCGGGTCAAGAAATAACATGCTTTTTT is a genomic window of Arachis ipaensis cultivar K30076 chromosome B06, Araip1.1, whole genome shotgun sequence containing:
- the LOC110263793 gene encoding cyclin-dependent kinase 13-like, whose amino-acid sequence is MESYKETYKYHINPIPGQAFWEQSQFNKPLAPPIKRKPGNLQTKRRKDSDEVSSSSKKSKPVTALKRQLRPFTCKYCLQKGHTKRGCEKKRAADAAQAAADAAAAAKAAEAAKDPKNASAQATTTAQATTTDTASASASASATATATPNATTTATATANANITINSAPIGQASEIDLSQPICSEPEDSQKFTEVTGEPATRPAKLPTRRRSPPTTPSTALDPMKGASSATASRFTNFLKYSDCAHSKQWFILLITNQLGQPKKGLLGCDSVPDHLSTGRQPQPHQSGTRPCLLHVVLLLQFSVDDDRLELPATWLPLPLMGDSYRCTEEMQKKTLMERTSMGRPTKF